The Plectropomus leopardus isolate mb chromosome 15, YSFRI_Pleo_2.0, whole genome shotgun sequence genome has a segment encoding these proteins:
- the washc2c gene encoding WASH complex subunit 2 isoform X1: protein MSGLPEGITNGPSRSEHLEKDAQIWERPWSLEEMRRSSANWSLAADSGLFLFLQDFSQRMLSKTHDIEKQLDSLIRDTKATDSCLHSVFNDFLMLSNTQFIENRVYDEEVEDTIPKVDALEKQPEQEKTREQKEAELIPKMQEAVNHGLRVLESAFEHLDIKAGNSDSEDEEVTDRVEAILEPKDLYVDRPLPYLIGSQAFMEQEDVGLGDLSSDEMSVDSDRDSVIESEDGKEAVQSDEDFNQEEDEGQNNIRKKSSMLSYDEDEEEEDEDSDIFGESDRDDDDDDTKNTGSSSFADELAARIKGEPVKSEGDRASLASKKKSKSRKQSKTPKTQAAEEDSDDMFKPPKMDDDDFSPFGGKSGLFSGGRGLFDDDDEGDLFSEAPKPPVSDEKKNVCSESIKSTTQTAESDKPGKKIPAGAVSIFPDNSLFSSGNDSDSVESKENGTPAAPKTKQFPVGAGVSGGGGGLFDDEDEDDDFFSGKSLKKSDSAGQQKPKKAIDLFDEDDEDGDIFSEKYSTPSPAQNKKEVVEEQVKQPEKKMLPGAISMFGPGTQSLLSESLKKRQPSTSEESEKSEENGPAADAAKAAVKQTPKPQTRGLFSDDEDTQEPPTIPKSQSKPEPKSQGKTSKAPLSLFDDEEEEDLFASAAKSKVKPTQAKTSKPQPSKTMSSSLFSDDEDQWMTPNSGAGKPEIKTGGMKPSASAPSSLPSAKMSHKSSLFDNEDDDDDDLFAPTTTSSQKKPQRVALLFEDEGDDEDKGSLFGIKPAVNTNTAAPAAKSSSLFEKSEEVVVSQTAADEKPSEQEKPAAKSPELLPPATSPDISESKKKPAGAVSLFGGINVLASKQTKSPLDEADNDDSPPPNVKKEEKTEEKVKTNTVSLFDDEEDDESDWNDSIFTPSKPTASNALKPTEERPQVKSTGVFQDEELLFSQTQQKDNDPDVDLFATSGKAASSKLSSAKPAAQSLFADDDEDDLFSSIKPKAPPPKIAEKATTPIDRAPLASPESVSEIQKPAPSPVKPKESSSRIGKLQANLMINPAALLPGAAPSMPGAASVFPGMAPSSSSGVSSSSLSPSPVTTPVGSQDGVSFDTPIQVTTLQSAHKSRAKGSVKRRPQSRTARQQAAQRSMEDREETVGGVFTEPNPKLSDSVSAPPEKPSQTPASATLTPSATPAALPGSSPAESSVSEISPRPSVLTLPVPTNAVKKDSSKSKGSSTKVLPSSDEDDLFGSDGLFGVTSVTNAASTGQTTKTTQPQASSGVGGKKDKSSLPSIFDDNNDDLFQKVKPRSATKKGKASSFLEDDDDDEDIFGVSNSSTPTSTSSKEIGSSFSKHDIFQDEPASVPKVHKKHKDKTLDASLFDDNIDIFADLSDTLKPKQKSKTKGETKSIFDDDMDDIFSPSTVKPVPKAPHKSKKTPASQETSAAADSSNIFDDPLNALGGN from the exons ATGAGTGGGTTGCCAGAGGGAATAACGAACGGCCCAAGCAGGAGTGAACACTTAGAGAAAGATGCTCAGATTTGGGAGAGACCCTGGTCTCTGGAAGAGATGCGGCGGAGCAGTGCCAACTGGTCCTTGGCAGCCGACTCTGGG CTCTTCCTGTTCCTCCAAGACTTCTCCCAGAGAATGCTGTCAAAAACACATGATATTGAAAAGCAGTTGGACAGTCTGATCCGTGACACCAAGGCCACAGATAGCTGCTTGCACTCTGTCTTTAATGACTTTCTCATGCTTTCTAATACAcagtttattgaaaat AGAGTGTATGATGAAGAGGTAGAGGACACTATTCCCAAGGTGGATGCTTTGGAAAAGCAGCCTGAGCAG GAGAAGACTCGAGAGCAGAAAGAGGCAGAGTTGATCCCTAAGATGCAGGAGGCTGTAAACCATGGTCTGAGAGTGCTGGAGTCAGCCTTTGAGCATCTGGACATCAAAGCGGGAAACTCTGATTCAGAGGACGAAGAGGTCACCGACAGAGTGGAGGCCATCCTGGAGCCCAAG GATCTTTATGTGGACAGGCCACTTCCATACCTTATCGGTTCCCAGGCCTTCATGGAACAAGAGGATGTCGGACTTGGTGACCTCTCAAGTGACG AGATGTCGGTTGACAGCGACAGAGACAGTGTAATTGAGAGCGAAGATGGCAAAGAAGCAGTT cAGTCAGATGAGGACTTTAAccaggaggaggatgaaggccaaaataatataagaaag AAGTCATCCATGTTGAGCTATgatgaggatgaagaagaggaggatgaggattCTGACATATTTGGAGAATCAGACAgggatgatgatgacgacgacACAAAG AACACAGGCTCATCGTCTTTTGCTGATGAGCTGGCAGCTCGAATCAAAGGTGAACCAGTTAAATCAGAGGGAGATCGTGCAT CATTGGCATCtaagaagaaaagtaaaagcagGAAACAATCAAAGACCCCCAAAACACAGG CAGCTGAAGAGGACAGTGATGATATGTTCAAGCCACCaaagatggatgatgatgacttCTCTCCATTTGGAGGGAAAAGTGGCCTCTTCAGCGGAGGGAGAGGCCTGTTTGACGATGATGACGAG GGTGATCTTTTCTCTGAGGCACCAAAACCTCCTGTGTCcgacgaaaaaaaaaatgtgtgtagtGAAAGCATTAAAAGCACAACTCAAACTGCAG AATCTGACAAACCTGGAAAGAAGATTCCAGCGGGTGCTGTTTCGATATTTCCAG ATAACAGCCTGTTCAGTTCAGGGAATGACTCTGATTCAGTGGAAAGCAAAGAGAATGGGACTCCAGCTGCTCCAAAGACCAAACAGTTTCCTGTGGGAGCTGGTGTTagcggaggaggaggtgggctgtttgatgatgaagatgaggatgatgaCTTCTTCAGTGGTAAAAGCCTGAAGAAGTCTGACTCTG CTGGACAACAGAAACCCAAGAAAGCTATTGACCTTTTCGATGAAGACGATGAGGATGGAGACATATTCAGTGAGAAGTATAGTACGCCATCTCCAGCTCAGAACAAGAAGGAGGTCGTGGAAGAGCAGGTTAAACAACCTGAGAAAAAG atgCTGCCAGGGGCCATCTCCATGTTTGGACCGGGGACTCAAAGCCTTCTCAGTGAGAGCCTGAAAAAACGCCAGCCGTCTACCAGCGAGGAGTCTGAGAAATCTGAGGAG AATGGGCCGGCTGCAGATGCTGCAAAGGCTGCTGTGAAGCAGACTCCAAAACCCCAAACCAGAGGCCTTTTCTCTGATGATGAAGACACACAG GAACCTCCAACCATCCCTAAGAGCCAGTCCAAGCCTGAACCTAAAAGCCAGGGCAAAACCAGCAAGGCCCCTTTGTCATTATTTGATGATGAGGAAGAAGAG GATCTGTTTGCGTCTGCAGCTAAATCTAAAGTAAAACCTACTCAAGCAAAAACCTCCAAACCACAACCCAGTAAGACTATGTCCAGCTCCCTCTTCAGTGATGATGAG GACCAGTGGATGACTCCTAATAGTGGTGCAGGGAAGCCAGAGATCAAGACCGGAGGGATGAAGCCCAGTGCCAGTGCCCCCTCCAGTCTTCCCAGTGCCAAAATGTCTCACAAAAGCAGCCTCTTTGAcaatgaggatgatgatgatgatgacctTTTTGCTCCAACAACAACATCAAG TCAGAAGAAGCCTCAGAGAGTTGCTCTCTTGTTTGAAGATGAGGGTGATGACGAAGATAAAGGATCCCTCTTTGGCATCAAACCTGCTGTTAATACAAACACTGCGGCCCCAGCTgctaag TCGTCCTCGCTGTTTGAGAAATCAGAGGAGGTTGTAGTTtctcaaacagcagcagatgaaAAGCCTTCAGAGCAGGAGAAGCCAGCAGCAAAGAGCCCTGAGCTGCTCCCGCCAGCGACCTCACCTGACatcagtgaaagtaaaaagaagCCTGCTGGAGCAGTCAGTCTTTTCGGAGGCATCAATGTTCTTGCCAGCAAGCAGACAAAGAGCCCGTTGGATGAAGCCGACAATGATGACAGCCCACCACCAAATGtcaagaaggaggagaagacagaagagaaagtcaaaacaaacactgttagTCTATTTGATGACGAGGAGGATGATGAATCAGATTGGAATGATTCGATATTCACACCCAGTAAACCCACAGCAAGCAATGCGCTAAAG CCTACAGAGGAGCGCCCACAAGTGAAGAGCACAGGTGTGTTCCAGGACGAAGAGCTGCTGTTCAGTCAGACGCAGCAGAAGGACAATGACCCAGATGTTGACCTGTTTGCGACCTCAGGGAAAGCTGCG aGCTCCAAGCTCAGCTCAGCCAAGCCAGCTGCGCAGAGTCTGTTtgcagatgatgatgaggatgaccTCTTCAGCTCTATCAAGCCAAAGGCTCCTCCTCCA AAAATAGCAGAGAAGGCCACTACACCAATAGACAGAGCACCACTAGCAAGTCCAGAGTCTGTTTCAGAGATTCAG AAACCTGCACCAAGCCCTGTAAAACCTAAAGAGTCCTCATCAAGGATTGGAAAACTTCaa GCAAATCTGATGATCAACCCTGCTGCGCTGCTTCCTGGTGCTGCCCCCAGTATGCCAGGGGCTGCAAGTGTTTTCCCTGGAATGGCTCCCAGTTCCTCCTCTGGGGTATCCAGCTCCAGCCTGAGCCCCAGCCCTGTCACAACTCCCGTGGGATCTCAGGACGGAGTGAGCTTCGACACCCCAATCCAGGTTACAACACTGCAGAGCGCTCACAAG AGTCGTGCCAAAGGTTCTGTAAAACGGAGACCCCAGTCCAGAACAGCGAGGCAGCAAGCAGCCCAAAGATCTATGGAGGACAGAGAAGAGACTGTGGGTGGAGTTTTTACGGAGCCAAACCCCAAGCTGTCTGATTCAGTCTCAGCTCCACCAGAGAAGCCCAGCCAGACGCCTGCAAGTGCTACACTAACACCCTCAGCTACACCCGCAGCTTTGCCCGGCTCCTCTCCTGCTGAATCCTCTGTATCTGAAATCTCCCCCAGACCTTCTGTTCTGACACTTCCAGTACCCACAAACGCTGTAAAGAAAGACTCTAGTAAAAGCAAAGGCAGCAGTACCAAGGTACTGCCGTCCTCTGATGAGGACGACCTATTTGGCTCTGACGGTCTGTTTGGGGTTACCTCAGTCACTAACGCAGCCTCCACCGGACAAACTACCAAGACTACACAACCTCAGGCCAGCAGTGGCGTGGGAGGGAAGAAAGACAAAAGCTCTCTCCCATCCATTTTTGATGACAACAATGATGACCTTTTCCAAAAGGTCAAGCCAAGGTCAGCTACTAAGAAAGGCAAGGCCTCGTCCTTTTtggaagatgatgatgatgatgaggacaTCTTTGGAGTGAGCAACAGCTCCACTCCCACATCTACGAGTAGTAAAGAAATCGGCAGTAGTTTTTCAAAGCACGACATCTTCCAG GATGAACCAGCCTCTGTGCCTAAAGTTCACAAGAAGCACAAAGACAAGACCCTTGATGCTAGCTTGTTCGATGACAACATAGACATTTTTGCTGACCTGTCGGAcactttaaaaccaaaacagaagTCCAAGACAAAGGGAGAGACCAAGTCAATATTTGATGACGACATGG ATGACATCTTCTCACCAAGCACAGTAAAACCAGTCCCGAAGGCGCCCcataaatcaaagaaaacaccAGCGTCTCAGGAGACCAGTGCAGCAGCGGATTCAAGCAACATATTTGACGATCCACTAAATGCTCTCGGTGGGAACTGA